In one window of Fictibacillus phosphorivorans DNA:
- a CDS encoding vWA domain-containing protein: MRNKGTLRQILLITDGCSNQGEDPIAMAALANEQGIAVNVIGVLNENAPEYHRQGLKEVEEIAMAGGGISQVVYTKQLAQTVKMVTQKAMAQTIKGVVNAELQQILGSQSSMEDLPPDKRGEVIEVVDEMGETMNLEILVLIDASGSMEDKMLTVQESLLDLSISLNSRIGDNEFALYVFPGKRTEAEELLSWSSKLESIGKTFSKISLGGITPTGPAIKEAIAAFGRKRSSKRRFLSDDAPGYSNESGM, translated from the coding sequence ATGCGAAACAAAGGAACGCTGCGTCAAATTTTGCTGATTACAGATGGGTGCTCGAACCAAGGTGAAGATCCGATCGCGATGGCGGCACTTGCTAACGAACAAGGAATAGCTGTAAACGTCATAGGCGTACTGAATGAGAATGCACCTGAGTATCATAGACAAGGTTTAAAAGAAGTGGAAGAGATCGCGATGGCCGGTGGTGGTATAAGTCAGGTTGTTTATACGAAACAACTCGCACAAACGGTGAAGATGGTCACTCAAAAAGCAATGGCCCAAACGATAAAAGGCGTGGTTAATGCTGAGCTGCAACAGATACTCGGCAGTCAGTCTTCTATGGAAGATCTTCCGCCCGACAAACGAGGAGAAGTGATTGAAGTTGTCGATGAGATGGGAGAGACCATGAATCTTGAGATCTTAGTGTTAATTGACGCTTCAGGATCCATGGAAGACAAAATGTTAACGGTTCAAGAGTCTCTGCTTGATCTATCCATCTCGTTGAACTCGAGAATTGGAGATAACGAGTTTGCACTCTATGTTTTTCCGGGCAAGAGAACAGAGGCAGAAGAACTTTTAAGCTGGTCTTCTAAACTCGAATCAATCGGCAAAACATTTTCAAAGATATCACTTGGCGGGATCACACCTACAGGTCCTGCAATAAAAGAGGCTATTGCGGCTTTTGGTCGTAAACGATCGTCAAAAAGGAGATTCTTGTCCGATGATGCCCCAGGATATTCGAACGAGTCCGGTATGTAA
- a CDS encoding serine/threonine protein kinase, with the protein MMPQDIRTSPVCNLVVGNEIRGKWNHSRYRIRRRLGYGATGAVYLADSDRGVVALKIGHDQMSITSEVNVLKRFSKVQGKVLGPSLIDVDDWVTQTATYPFYAMEYLKGETLFDFMKTKSPEWAGILLVQLLTDLHTLHQAGWAFGDLKPDNLLVMGPPYRIRWIDVGGTTVMDRSIKEYTEFYDRGYWGKGTRKAEPSYDLFSAGMVMVNLAYPSRFTKQGDPDKQFQSKIIGSPMLKPYAPILQKAWNGKYRNAEEMRNELVLLLNANDRARSPQTQRNSTQKPASRQAQKKKKSSFIVETFLVFTFVFVVYFFYMLGQTM; encoded by the coding sequence ATGATGCCCCAGGATATTCGAACGAGTCCGGTATGTAACTTAGTCGTTGGCAATGAAATACGCGGTAAGTGGAATCATTCCAGATATCGGATTCGGCGCCGTTTAGGATATGGAGCAACAGGTGCTGTCTATCTGGCTGATTCGGATCGAGGAGTGGTCGCACTTAAGATCGGACATGATCAGATGTCGATCACATCTGAAGTCAATGTGCTGAAGCGTTTTTCTAAGGTCCAGGGGAAAGTCCTTGGACCTTCTTTAATCGATGTGGATGACTGGGTGACGCAAACTGCCACATATCCTTTTTATGCGATGGAATATTTAAAAGGAGAGACGCTCTTTGACTTTATGAAGACGAAATCTCCGGAATGGGCTGGAATCTTGCTTGTCCAGTTGCTTACCGACCTTCATACACTTCATCAGGCAGGGTGGGCGTTCGGTGATTTAAAGCCAGATAACCTTCTTGTAATGGGTCCTCCATATCGAATACGTTGGATCGATGTTGGAGGAACGACTGTGATGGACAGATCGATCAAGGAATATACCGAATTTTATGACCGAGGCTATTGGGGTAAAGGAACGAGAAAGGCCGAGCCATCGTATGATCTGTTTTCAGCAGGGATGGTGATGGTGAATCTTGCTTATCCATCTCGTTTCACGAAACAAGGAGATCCTGATAAACAGTTTCAATCTAAGATAATTGGTAGCCCGATGCTTAAGCCGTACGCTCCTATCTTACAAAAAGCATGGAACGGCAAATATCGAAATGCAGAAGAGATGAGAAACGAGCTCGTCCTTTTATTGAACGCTAACGATCGAGCAAGATCCCCTCAAACACAGAGGAATTCAACACAAAAACCAGCATCAAGACAAGCGCAAAAGAAAAAGAAAAGCAGCTTTATCGTAGAAACATTTTTAGTCTTCACTTTTGTTTTCGTTGTGTACTTTTTTTACATGCTCGGTCAAACGATGTAA